Proteins encoded by one window of Dietzia sp. B32:
- a CDS encoding TIGR03620 family F420-dependent LLM class oxidoreductase: protein MSALRDSAPNRDRRHGAGREQLGRIGLWTGSLEGLTPAAIPDVLGELDDQGWGSLWFGEAVGREAFTAAQLYLGATRRMAIGTGIANIYGRDASAAGAAARTIEAMHPGRFVLGLGVSHAPLVERHRGHHYGRPLSAMREYLDALDRTQPMAAGEDTMPPVVLAALGPKMLELSRDRTAGAHPYLTLPEHTARAREILGGTADDGPALVVEHAAVVAEGVDDDEVWRSRAHDHLNVYTGLPNYRNSWTRQGFDESDYVRGGSDRLKHAMVTRGVEATRARVQEHLDAGASTVLVQVLGENVLTPPVEDWRIAAEGLLG from the coding sequence ATGAGTGCTCTCCGGGACAGTGCGCCGAACCGAGACCGCCGGCACGGGGCGGGCCGCGAGCAGCTCGGCCGGATCGGCCTGTGGACCGGCTCGCTGGAGGGACTGACGCCGGCGGCGATCCCCGACGTGCTCGGTGAACTCGACGACCAGGGCTGGGGCTCGCTGTGGTTCGGCGAGGCCGTCGGCCGGGAGGCCTTCACCGCCGCGCAGCTGTACCTGGGCGCCACGCGCCGGATGGCGATCGGCACCGGCATCGCCAACATCTACGGCCGCGACGCCTCGGCGGCGGGGGCGGCCGCCCGCACGATCGAGGCGATGCACCCGGGTCGGTTCGTCCTGGGCCTCGGCGTCTCGCACGCGCCGCTGGTCGAGCGCCACCGCGGCCACCACTACGGCCGGCCGCTGTCGGCGATGCGCGAGTACCTCGACGCGCTCGACCGGACTCAGCCCATGGCGGCGGGCGAGGACACCATGCCGCCGGTCGTGCTCGCCGCGCTCGGCCCCAAGATGCTCGAGTTGTCGCGCGACCGCACCGCCGGCGCCCACCCGTACCTGACCCTGCCCGAGCACACCGCGCGGGCGCGCGAGATCCTCGGCGGGACCGCCGACGACGGGCCGGCCCTGGTCGTGGAGCACGCCGCGGTGGTGGCCGAGGGGGTCGACGACGACGAGGTGTGGCGGTCGCGGGCCCACGATCACCTCAACGTCTATACGGGCCTGCCGAACTATCGGAACTCGTGGACCCGGCAGGGGTTCGACGAGTCGGACTACGTGCGCGGGGGCAGCGACCGGCTCAAGCACGCGATGGTCACCCGCGGGGTCGAGGCGACGCGGGCGCGTGTGCAGGAGCACCTCGACGCCGGTGCCTCGACCGTGCTGGTGCAGGTGCTCGGCGAGAACGTGCTGACGCCGCCGGTGGAGGACTGGCGCATCGCGGCCGAGGGGCTACTCGGCTGA
- a CDS encoding MFS transporter has protein sequence MAPAGGGDTDNVRSDQNGLVMVLAFGGIVVSLSQTLVIPLLGMLPAILDTSAANAAWVVTVTLLAGAVAGPLMGRLGDLYPKKYILIACTAVMVAGSILCALSSSLWPMLFGRALQGVGIGVVPIGIATMREVLPPARLGPAISMMSSSLGVGGALGLPAAAALAQYGDWQWMFWGSAVLGLGIIVLMGVRLRVMPAGKPDGSLDLIGAFGLAVGLIALLLAVSKGADWGWTSPVTLGSFIVAALAFPLWGRWVLRHPSPIVDLRVAARRPVLLTNIASIMMGMGLYAQLLVMPQVLQLPVETGHGLGQSMVAMGLWTAPGGLAMMAVAPLSGRLISTRGPKFTLILGALVVASGYVFGLFLLDSTWGVMLAGIVTSGGVGLAYGAMPALIMASVPTSEMGSANSVNALMRSIGTTASAALIGVVLTQTSMDFEGLFVPTEAGFRIGLVIGCGVALLAAAVAATIPPPWVEKAAASLPAREN, from the coding sequence ATGGCACCAGCTGGGGGCGGCGACACCGACAACGTGAGGTCCGACCAGAACGGCCTGGTCATGGTGTTGGCCTTCGGCGGGATCGTGGTGTCGCTCAGTCAGACGCTGGTGATCCCCCTGCTGGGGATGTTGCCCGCGATCCTCGACACCTCGGCGGCCAACGCGGCGTGGGTGGTGACCGTGACGCTGCTCGCCGGGGCGGTGGCGGGACCCCTCATGGGCCGACTGGGCGACCTGTACCCCAAGAAGTACATCCTGATCGCCTGCACCGCGGTCATGGTCGCCGGATCGATACTCTGCGCGCTGTCCTCGTCCCTGTGGCCCATGCTCTTCGGTCGCGCCCTGCAGGGAGTGGGGATCGGGGTGGTCCCGATCGGGATCGCCACCATGCGAGAGGTGCTCCCCCCGGCGCGTCTGGGGCCGGCGATCAGCATGATGAGTTCCTCCCTGGGTGTGGGCGGGGCGCTGGGACTGCCCGCCGCGGCGGCGTTGGCCCAGTACGGGGACTGGCAGTGGATGTTCTGGGGGTCGGCGGTCCTGGGGCTGGGGATCATCGTCCTCATGGGCGTGCGACTCCGCGTGATGCCTGCGGGCAAGCCGGACGGTTCCCTCGACCTGATCGGTGCGTTCGGGTTGGCGGTGGGTCTCATCGCCCTTCTCCTGGCGGTGTCCAAGGGGGCCGACTGGGGTTGGACCTCACCGGTCACGCTGGGATCGTTCATCGTGGCGGCGCTGGCGTTCCCGCTGTGGGGCCGCTGGGTGTTGCGCCATCCCTCGCCGATCGTCGACCTGCGGGTGGCTGCTCGACGACCGGTCCTTCTGACCAACATCGCCTCGATCATGATGGGCATGGGCCTCTACGCGCAGCTGCTCGTCATGCCGCAGGTCCTGCAGCTGCCGGTGGAGACCGGGCACGGGCTGGGGCAGTCGATGGTCGCCATGGGGCTGTGGACCGCGCCCGGCGGGTTGGCCATGATGGCCGTCGCGCCGCTGAGCGGTCGGCTCATCTCCACCCGTGGGCCGAAGTTCACCCTCATCCTCGGAGCTCTGGTGGTGGCCAGCGGCTATGTGTTCGGGCTGTTCCTGCTGGATTCCACGTGGGGCGTGATGCTGGCGGGCATCGTCACCAGCGGCGGCGTCGGCCTGGCCTACGGTGCGATGCCGGCGCTCATCATGGCCTCGGTACCGACGTCGGAGATGGGCTCGGCCAACAGTGTCAATGCGCTGATGCGCTCGATCGGGACGACGGCGTCCGCGGCGTTGATCGGTGTGGTTCTCACGCAGACGTCCATGGACTTCGAGGGGCTGTTCGTCCCCACCGAGGCCGGGTTCAGGATCGGTCTCGTGATCGGCTGCGGGGTGGCGCTGCTGGCCGCGGCGGTCGCGGCCACGATCCCGCCGCCGTGGGTGGAGAAGGCCGCCGCGTCCCTGCCGGCCCGGGAGAACTGA
- a CDS encoding zinc ribbon domain-containing protein, translated as MFLIFGFKNSSRNLGLARATCPNCGNVAAQRVDRRSRAFSVFFIPLIPLGSSYAATCTACGVSTKINRDQADGILAGDY; from the coding sequence ATGTTCCTCATCTTCGGCTTCAAGAACTCCTCCCGGAACCTCGGGCTCGCCCGGGCCACGTGCCCGAACTGCGGCAACGTCGCCGCACAGCGGGTCGACCGTAGGTCGCGGGCGTTCTCGGTCTTCTTCATCCCCCTCATCCCCCTGGGGTCGTCGTACGCCGCGACGTGCACGGCGTGCGGGGTGAGCACGAAGATCAACCGGGACCAGGCCGACGGGATCCTGGCCGGCGACTACTGA
- a CDS encoding alpha/beta fold hydrolase has protein sequence MSAVDPHAHRPDLWFPRSGMELRAVDSGPAEGEVIVLLHGFPQRTSSWDLVAPLLHAAGYRTLALDQRGYCESARPRGRRAYRLSELVGDVLALLDAAGVPTAHVVGHDWGAAVAWGVAGAHPDRIRSLTAVSVPHPAAFLKAMIASDQLLRSWYIGLFQLPFLPELLLTSAGPRPEKALAGMGMTPEMIERYRTEMVAAGAIPGGLGWYRALPFASPSGSTAPVRVPTTFVWSDRDPALGRGGAERTRDHVDADYRFVELSGVSHWIPDERPGELADAIVARARSTADGSGPGA, from the coding sequence ATGTCCGCGGTTGATCCGCACGCCCACCGCCCGGACCTGTGGTTCCCCCGCAGTGGCATGGAGTTGCGCGCCGTGGACTCCGGGCCCGCCGAGGGCGAGGTGATAGTGCTGCTCCACGGCTTCCCGCAGCGCACCTCCAGCTGGGACCTCGTCGCACCGCTTCTGCACGCCGCCGGGTACCGCACCCTGGCGCTGGACCAACGCGGATACTGCGAATCCGCCCGCCCCCGTGGTCGGCGCGCGTACCGGCTGTCGGAGCTGGTCGGGGACGTCCTCGCCCTGCTCGACGCCGCCGGTGTGCCGACCGCGCACGTGGTGGGTCACGACTGGGGTGCCGCCGTGGCGTGGGGGGTCGCCGGAGCTCACCCCGACCGCATCCGCAGCCTAACCGCCGTGTCGGTGCCCCACCCCGCCGCGTTCCTCAAGGCGATGATCGCCTCCGACCAGCTACTGCGATCCTGGTACATCGGGCTCTTCCAACTCCCGTTCCTGCCGGAGTTGCTGCTCACCTCGGCCGGCCCTAGACCCGAGAAGGCCCTGGCCGGGATGGGCATGACGCCCGAGATGATCGAGCGCTACCGCACGGAGATGGTCGCCGCCGGGGCGATCCCCGGTGGGCTCGGCTGGTACCGGGCCCTGCCCTTCGCCTCACCCTCCGGCTCGACCGCGCCGGTCCGTGTCCCGACCACGTTCGTGTGGAGTGACCGCGACCCGGCCCTCGGCCGTGGCGGCGCCGAACGGACCCGCGACCACGTGGACGCCGACTACCGGTTCGTCGAGCTCAGTGGGGTCAGCCACTGGATCCCCGACGAGCGGCCGGGGGAGCTGGCGGACGCGATCGTCGCGCGCGCCCGGTCGACCGCGGACGGTTCGGGCCCCGGGGCCTGA
- a CDS encoding SRPBCC family protein — translation MSDHADTSEAPAGEHPGGDGAADRRLEAQRVISAPADRVFAVLCDPDGHVAIDSSGMLQSAEGPVVTAEGDRFVVHMDRESLGDYDLGEYDVTVIITRFEPDSEIAWTIDGAIRPPIGHTYGYRLTPVDGDDARTEVVSYYDWSDAHPKWRDSGVLPVLDASALRATLGILDRAVRRGYVRG, via the coding sequence ATGAGTGACCACGCCGACACCAGCGAGGCCCCTGCCGGGGAGCACCCCGGCGGCGATGGCGCCGCAGACCGGCGTCTCGAGGCGCAGCGGGTGATCTCGGCCCCGGCGGACCGGGTGTTCGCCGTGCTCTGCGATCCCGACGGGCACGTGGCCATCGACTCCTCGGGAATGCTCCAGTCGGCCGAGGGGCCGGTGGTCACCGCCGAGGGGGACCGGTTCGTCGTCCACATGGACCGCGAATCCCTCGGAGACTACGACCTGGGCGAGTACGACGTCACGGTGATCATCACCCGGTTCGAGCCGGACTCGGAGATCGCCTGGACCATCGACGGAGCCATCAGACCCCCGATCGGGCACACCTACGGCTACCGCCTCACCCCGGTGGACGGCGACGATGCAAGGACCGAGGTCGTCAGCTACTACGACTGGTCCGACGCGCACCCGAAGTGGCGTGACTCGGGAGTACTGCCGGTGCTGGACGCATCGGCGCTCAGAGCGACGCTCGGGATTCTCGACCGGGCGGTCAGGAGGGGATATGTCCGCGGTTGA
- a CDS encoding catalase: MPDKRSDSKSTARSAAEKIVDKAEQLADDLVGSADVVPGTPGSRPPSLEEPTEPTSPLPPKADQKGATPYGPTGAEPPGSVTAREEVMRQQGQFLTTAQGARLSDTDHSQKAGRRGPVLLQDHHLREKIMHFDHERIPERAVHARGAGAHGVFKANGAAASVCKAGVFAEGKETEVFVRFSTVLGNRGSADTVRDTRGFATKFYTDEGTWDLVGNNIPVFFIQDAIKFPDVVHAAKPHPDREIPQAQSAHDTFWDFVSLHTEAQHHTLWNMSDRGIPRSYRMMEGFGVHTFRLINDAGETSLVKFHWKPHLGVHSQVWEEAQITAGMDPDFHRRDLADAIESGAFPSWDLGIQVFPDTVDENGVSEMFHGIDLLDPTKIVPEELAPVQVIGTMTLNANVKNFFAETEQVAFHPGHLVPGIDVTNDPLLQGRLFSYLDTQLTRLGGPNFGQIPINRPHAPVNDMLRDGFHQSADHVGVAPYQPNSLDGGCPFMAGTTDGALVEVAQQIADAQIVRDAPATFDDHYSQATLFYNSLTEVEKAHVAEAYAFELGKCYEEAIKLRQVEQLAHIDHDLAVTVATGLGLPAPAKVPVVEVVTSPALSQLGKEWPSDGRQIGILVTENSDPTVVKELEQAVFGDDMVPLVIGPVGGRLGEGEPDATVAISRTYQTQRSIEFDALVVVDLPAHPRTDVLISEMYRHKKAIATLAPIDRYVDFGLSSDTPGVVAVDAAAGVLPALKPLLANHRVWERPDPARI; the protein is encoded by the coding sequence ATGCCCGACAAGAGGTCAGATTCCAAGTCCACCGCCCGGTCCGCCGCCGAGAAGATCGTCGACAAGGCCGAGCAACTCGCCGACGACCTGGTCGGCAGCGCCGACGTCGTCCCCGGCACCCCGGGGTCCCGGCCGCCGTCCCTCGAGGAACCGACCGAGCCCACCAGCCCGTTGCCGCCCAAGGCCGACCAGAAGGGCGCCACCCCGTACGGCCCGACCGGCGCGGAGCCGCCCGGCTCGGTCACCGCCCGCGAGGAGGTCATGCGCCAGCAGGGGCAGTTCCTCACCACCGCCCAGGGCGCCCGGCTCTCCGACACCGATCACTCGCAGAAGGCCGGCCGGCGCGGCCCGGTCCTGCTCCAGGACCACCACCTGCGCGAGAAGATCATGCACTTCGACCACGAGCGCATCCCGGAGCGCGCGGTCCACGCCCGCGGCGCCGGCGCGCACGGCGTCTTCAAGGCCAACGGCGCGGCCGCGAGCGTCTGCAAGGCCGGGGTCTTCGCCGAGGGCAAGGAGACCGAGGTCTTCGTCCGCTTCTCCACCGTGCTCGGCAACCGCGGGTCCGCCGACACCGTCCGCGACACCCGCGGGTTCGCGACCAAGTTCTACACCGACGAGGGCACCTGGGACCTGGTCGGGAACAACATCCCGGTGTTCTTCATCCAGGACGCCATCAAGTTCCCCGACGTCGTCCACGCCGCCAAGCCGCACCCGGACCGCGAGATCCCGCAGGCCCAGAGCGCGCACGACACCTTCTGGGACTTCGTCTCCCTGCACACCGAGGCGCAGCACCACACCCTGTGGAACATGTCAGACCGCGGAATCCCGCGCTCGTACCGGATGATGGAGGGCTTCGGCGTCCACACGTTCCGGCTCATCAACGACGCCGGCGAGACCAGCCTGGTGAAGTTCCACTGGAAGCCCCACCTCGGCGTCCACTCGCAGGTGTGGGAGGAAGCCCAGATCACCGCCGGCATGGACCCGGACTTCCACCGCCGCGACCTGGCCGACGCGATCGAGTCCGGGGCGTTCCCCAGCTGGGACCTGGGCATCCAGGTCTTCCCGGACACGGTCGACGAGAACGGCGTCAGCGAGATGTTCCACGGCATCGACCTGCTGGACCCGACCAAGATCGTCCCCGAGGAGCTCGCGCCGGTGCAGGTGATCGGCACGATGACGCTCAACGCGAACGTCAAGAACTTCTTCGCGGAGACCGAGCAGGTCGCGTTCCACCCGGGTCACCTCGTGCCGGGCATCGACGTGACCAATGACCCCCTGCTGCAGGGCCGGCTGTTCTCCTACCTGGACACCCAGCTCACGCGTCTGGGCGGGCCGAACTTCGGTCAGATCCCCATCAACCGGCCGCACGCCCCCGTCAACGACATGCTCCGCGACGGCTTCCACCAGTCCGCCGACCACGTGGGAGTGGCCCCGTACCAGCCCAACAGCCTCGACGGCGGCTGCCCGTTCATGGCGGGCACCACCGATGGCGCGCTGGTCGAGGTGGCGCAGCAGATCGCCGACGCGCAGATCGTCCGCGACGCACCGGCGACGTTCGACGACCACTACTCGCAGGCCACGCTGTTCTACAACAGCCTCACCGAGGTGGAGAAGGCGCACGTCGCCGAGGCGTACGCGTTCGAGCTGGGCAAGTGCTACGAGGAGGCCATCAAGCTCCGGCAGGTCGAGCAACTCGCCCACATCGACCACGACCTGGCGGTCACGGTCGCGACCGGGCTGGGGCTGCCCGCACCCGCGAAGGTCCCGGTCGTCGAGGTCGTCACCAGCCCCGCGTTGTCCCAGCTCGGGAAGGAGTGGCCGTCCGACGGGCGCCAGATCGGCATCCTCGTCACGGAGAACTCCGACCCCACCGTGGTCAAGGAGCTCGAGCAGGCCGTGTTCGGCGACGACATGGTCCCGCTCGTGATCGGCCCGGTCGGCGGCCGGCTGGGCGAGGGTGAGCCCGACGCGACGGTCGCGATCTCGAGGACCTATCAGACGCAGCGGTCCATCGAGTTCGACGCCCTGGTCGTCGTCGACCTCCCCGCCCACCCGCGGACCGACGTGCTCATCAGCGAGATGTACCGGCACAAGAAGGCCATCGCCACCCTGGCGCCCATCGACCGGTACGTCGACTTCGGACTGAGCTCGGACACCCCGGGCGTGGTCGCGGTGGACGCGGCGGCCGGCGTGCTGCCCGCGCTCAAGCCGCTGCTGGCCAACCACCGCGTGTGGGAGCGTCCCGACCCCGCCCGCATCTGA
- a CDS encoding TetR/AcrR family transcriptional regulator has translation MDIVGPDVPRVAGTADEGTGRHMQTWPPIDTEPPPDSSRRAHNKHAVRTSLLQAARQLFAERGVAETTAEEIAEAAGVSRATFFNYFQNKHGIVIALHDAHVATLGLLVDDLLSEPLTTSGRLDRLFEDVAATAAAAPVYFASLTGELERELAVPAVSAARTEQLTSTMARVLAPGVPAGEVREDLPLRFLAQMVGSTYISVIRYWRESPDYDIALNSARAAHFLAEALAPPTPTHQDPGTGAGG, from the coding sequence ATGGATATCGTGGGCCCGGACGTTCCGCGAGTCGCCGGGACCGCCGACGAGGGGACGGGACGACACATGCAGACGTGGCCTCCGATCGACACCGAGCCGCCGCCCGACTCGTCCCGGCGCGCGCACAACAAGCACGCGGTCCGCACGAGCCTGCTGCAGGCCGCCCGTCAGCTCTTCGCCGAGCGCGGCGTCGCCGAGACCACGGCCGAGGAGATCGCCGAGGCCGCCGGCGTCTCCCGCGCGACGTTCTTCAACTACTTCCAGAACAAGCACGGCATCGTCATCGCACTGCATGACGCCCACGTGGCCACCCTCGGACTGCTGGTCGACGACCTGCTGTCCGAGCCACTGACCACCTCCGGTCGACTCGATCGGTTGTTCGAGGACGTCGCGGCCACCGCCGCCGCCGCTCCGGTCTACTTCGCATCGCTGACCGGCGAGCTCGAGCGCGAACTCGCGGTCCCCGCGGTGAGTGCCGCCCGCACCGAGCAGCTCACGTCCACCATGGCCCGGGTACTGGCCCCGGGAGTGCCCGCCGGGGAGGTGCGCGAGGACCTGCCGCTGCGCTTCCTCGCCCAGATGGTTGGCTCCACCTACATCTCGGTCATCCGTTACTGGCGCGAATCACCGGACTACGACATCGCGCTCAACAGCGCCCGGGCAGCGCACTTCCTGGCGGAGGCGCTGGCGCCGCCGACCCCGACACACCAGGACCCCGGGACCGGGGCGGGCGGGTAA
- a CDS encoding phosphotransferase family protein yields MSQEVTADDVKSDIITSTTDLDEVRARMETWLAERVGSAGAVRVTSIRRPESSGMSSISVLLDAEWTANGRDERAELVARLAPEASSFPVFPDYDLAGQAAVMRAVRERTDLPVPDVRWVEDSPEILGVPFLVMDRVSGRVPVDNPPYVFGGWVVEELDETGRARVRDVSVDVLARVHGTPDPRTALGDAAPAAGLDSLRAHVENERAYYEWTRCEDGLRIPVLEKSFDWIEANWPAELSPDVLCWGDARIGNVMFDGVEPAAVLDWESATLAPPELDLGWFLFFHDMFQEIAEQWDFPGLPDLFPHDVVVARYEELTGSRVRDLEFFRTYAALRHGIVMSQIERRRVHFGEVEAHENPDEYVLHHAMLARMIAD; encoded by the coding sequence ATGAGCCAGGAAGTGACGGCGGACGACGTCAAGAGCGACATCATCACCTCGACCACCGACCTCGACGAGGTCAGGGCCCGGATGGAGACGTGGCTGGCCGAGCGGGTGGGCAGCGCCGGCGCGGTCCGGGTGACGTCCATCCGGCGCCCCGAGAGCTCGGGCATGTCGAGCATCTCCGTCCTGCTCGACGCCGAGTGGACCGCTAACGGGCGCGACGAGCGCGCGGAGTTGGTGGCCCGACTCGCGCCGGAGGCCTCTTCGTTCCCGGTGTTCCCCGACTATGACCTGGCCGGGCAGGCCGCCGTGATGCGCGCCGTCCGCGAGCGGACCGACCTGCCGGTGCCCGACGTCCGCTGGGTCGAGGACTCGCCCGAGATCCTGGGCGTGCCCTTCCTGGTGATGGACCGTGTCTCCGGCCGGGTCCCCGTCGACAACCCGCCGTACGTGTTCGGCGGCTGGGTGGTGGAGGAGCTGGACGAGACCGGCCGGGCGCGGGTGCGCGACGTGAGCGTGGACGTCCTGGCCCGGGTTCACGGCACCCCGGACCCACGGACCGCGCTCGGCGACGCCGCGCCGGCCGCCGGCCTCGACAGTCTCCGGGCCCATGTGGAGAACGAGCGCGCCTACTACGAGTGGACCCGCTGCGAGGACGGCCTCCGGATCCCGGTCCTCGAGAAGTCGTTCGACTGGATCGAGGCCAACTGGCCCGCCGAGCTGTCGCCCGACGTGTTGTGCTGGGGTGACGCGCGGATCGGCAACGTCATGTTCGACGGGGTCGAACCCGCCGCCGTGCTCGACTGGGAGTCGGCCACCCTCGCTCCGCCGGAGCTCGACCTGGGCTGGTTCCTGTTCTTCCACGACATGTTCCAGGAGATCGCCGAGCAGTGGGACTTCCCCGGCCTGCCCGATCTGTTCCCCCACGACGTGGTGGTCGCCCGATACGAGGAGCTCACCGGGTCGCGGGTCCGCGATCTGGAGTTCTTCCGCACGTACGCCGCCCTGCGCCACGGCATCGTGATGTCGCAGATCGAGCGCCGCCGCGTGCACTTCGGCGAGGTCGAGGCGCACGAGAACCCGGACGAGTACGTCCTGCACCACGCCATGCTCGCGCGGATGATCGCCGACTGA
- a CDS encoding AI-2E family transporter has protein sequence MTPGPPPPGPTAAPFDRAHLPYPVLLAAGWSACLLLIAGGGWLVGQAVGRLSVIIAPLAIAVLLAAMLRPVVDRIPARVPRAAAALVVVVGVLAVILAALAAVTTQLATGVPRMRDQISSGTDSALRWLEEGPLHLTADRLQEAVTQARTWIESNSEAVAAGAVQFGHTAVDAVAGVLICLVSLFFFLYHGEKLWEFFVRWLPRASREHVDTAFRRGWGSLGAYTRTQLTVAAINAAGVGIGALLLRVPFVIPIVVVVFLASFVPIVGTLVAGVIPTVLALVERGPAIAIAMLAIVVVVHQLESHVLQPLLMGHAVALHPLAVILVVTAGTYLFGVVGALFAVPVTAMANTVVRHLAARGGADRGDADGGGSDDGDADLGPGLVPGRDEVSGPDGGEDIRGDDDEALQTGHDDDPDPAEPVVRVPDHAPR, from the coding sequence ATGACACCAGGCCCGCCGCCCCCCGGCCCGACCGCCGCCCCGTTCGACCGTGCGCATCTGCCGTACCCGGTCCTGCTGGCGGCGGGCTGGTCGGCGTGCCTGCTCCTCATCGCGGGCGGCGGGTGGCTCGTCGGGCAGGCGGTCGGTCGGCTGTCGGTCATCATCGCGCCGCTGGCGATCGCGGTCCTGCTCGCGGCCATGCTCCGCCCGGTGGTCGACCGCATCCCGGCGCGGGTCCCTCGGGCTGCGGCGGCCCTCGTCGTCGTCGTCGGAGTCCTCGCGGTCATCCTCGCCGCGCTCGCGGCGGTCACCACCCAGCTCGCCACAGGCGTGCCCCGCATGCGTGACCAGATCTCGTCGGGCACCGACTCCGCACTGCGGTGGCTCGAGGAGGGCCCGCTGCACCTCACCGCGGACCGACTGCAGGAGGCCGTCACCCAGGCCCGCACCTGGATCGAGTCGAACTCCGAGGCGGTCGCCGCCGGCGCGGTCCAGTTCGGCCACACCGCCGTCGACGCGGTGGCGGGCGTCCTCATCTGCCTGGTGTCGCTGTTCTTCTTCCTCTATCACGGGGAGAAGCTGTGGGAGTTCTTCGTCCGATGGCTGCCCCGGGCGAGCCGGGAGCACGTCGACACGGCGTTCCGGCGCGGGTGGGGCAGCCTCGGTGCGTACACGCGCACCCAGCTCACCGTGGCCGCGATCAACGCCGCGGGGGTCGGCATCGGCGCGCTGCTGCTGCGGGTGCCGTTCGTGATCCCCATCGTCGTGGTGGTGTTCCTGGCGTCGTTCGTGCCCATCGTCGGCACCCTCGTGGCCGGGGTGATCCCCACGGTCCTGGCGCTGGTGGAGCGGGGCCCGGCGATCGCGATCGCGATGCTGGCGATCGTCGTGGTCGTCCACCAGCTCGAGTCGCACGTGCTCCAGCCACTGCTCATGGGCCACGCCGTGGCGCTGCACCCGCTCGCGGTGATCCTCGTAGTCACGGCCGGCACGTACCTGTTCGGTGTCGTGGGTGCGCTGTTCGCGGTCCCGGTCACCGCGATGGCCAACACCGTCGTGCGCCACCTCGCGGCCCGGGGCGGCGCGGACAGGGGCGACGCGGACGGCGGCGGTTCGGACGACGGCGACGCGGACCTCGGGCCGGGGTTGGTGCCCGGGCGCGACGAGGTGTCCGGACCCGACGGTGGGGAGGACATCCGGGGGGACGACGACGAGGCGCTCCAGACCGGGCACGACGACGATCCCGATCCCGCCGAACCGGTCGTGAGGGTCCCTGACCATGCGCCGCGATGA
- a CDS encoding alpha/beta fold hydrolase produces the protein MQTATLHGRELAYREAGAGEGKPTILLIHGMAGSSTTWRELIPRLDAHFHVIAPDLPGHGESSLDFDDYSLGAMASALRDLLVVKGIKRCTVIGQSLGGGVAMQFVYQYPEYCERIVLIGSGGLGKEVNWILRMLAVPGAELLLTVGAAPVFVNAGNSVGRFFSGLGIRADAITESWSAYDSLSRPGHRKTFFKTLRAVVDNKGQAVSAANRLHLAGQLPFQLIWGDRDPIIPMSHGHATHEAIPGSRLAIVERTGHYPHVEDPAAVERIIVEFMTETQPGHIDPETLSDLVTADMRPAD, from the coding sequence ATGCAGACCGCGACACTCCACGGACGAGAGCTGGCCTACCGCGAGGCGGGTGCCGGCGAGGGCAAGCCGACGATCCTGCTCATCCACGGCATGGCCGGCAGCTCGACCACCTGGCGCGAACTCATCCCGCGTCTGGACGCCCACTTCCACGTCATCGCCCCGGACCTGCCCGGTCACGGGGAGAGTTCACTCGACTTCGACGACTACTCGCTCGGCGCGATGGCCTCCGCCCTGCGCGACCTGTTGGTGGTCAAGGGCATCAAACGGTGCACGGTCATCGGGCAATCGCTCGGCGGCGGCGTCGCCATGCAGTTCGTCTACCAGTACCCGGAATACTGCGAGCGGATCGTCCTGATCGGCAGCGGCGGCCTGGGCAAGGAGGTCAACTGGATCCTCCGGATGCTGGCCGTCCCCGGCGCCGAGCTCCTGTTGACGGTCGGCGCGGCCCCGGTCTTCGTCAACGCCGGGAACTCGGTGGGGCGTTTCTTCTCCGGCCTGGGCATCCGTGCGGACGCGATCACCGAGTCCTGGTCGGCCTATGACTCGCTCAGCAGGCCGGGTCACCGCAAGACGTTCTTCAAGACGTTGCGCGCGGTCGTGGACAACAAGGGACAAGCGGTGTCGGCGGCCAACCGGCTGCACCTGGCCGGGCAGTTGCCGTTCCAGTTGATCTGGGGCGACCGCGACCCGATCATCCCCATGTCGCACGGTCACGCCACCCACGAGGCGATCCCCGGCAGCCGCCTGGCGATCGTGGAGCGGACCGGCCACTACCCTCATGTCGAGGACCCGGCGGCGGTGGAGCGGATCATCGTGGAGTTCATGACCGAGACGCAGCCGGGGCACATCGACCCGGAGACGCTCAGCGACCTGGTGACCGCGGACATGCGCCCGGCGGACTGA